One window of Rhinoraja longicauda isolate Sanriku21f chromosome 9, sRhiLon1.1, whole genome shotgun sequence genomic DNA carries:
- the LOC144597059 gene encoding solute carrier family 22 member 2-like produces the protein MTGYHWLIPESPRWMMSRRKEAEAFRILRQVAARNGARWSPTAQTVTMEERDGEVTRPTLLDLVRTPRMRKHTLILMINWFAGALVYQGLVMRLGTLGGNIYLDFFISGAAEIPASIIVFLVIERIGRRLPFAAGGLLSGASCLIAAFIPENLRWLKTVVTSLGRLGITITMEMVCFVNTELYPTYLRSFGVSVCASLLDLGGILCPFLVFRLAALSVQMPLVVFGMIGLVSGVLVLFLPETKGLTLPDTIEEIEDISRWKRNSSRTTYQKVVLHSMTPTHSARDNA, from the exons ATGACTGGTTACCACTG GCTGATCCCCGAGTCTCCCCGGTGGATGATGTCCCGACGGAAGGAAGCGGAGGCGTTTCGGATTCTCCGGCAGGTGGCGGCGAGGAACGGTGCTCGTTGGTCGCCCACGGCCCAG ACTGTTAccatggaggagagggatggagaggtgaCCCGTCCGACCCTGCTGGACCTGGTTAGGACTCCAAGGATGAGGAAACACACTCTGATTCTGATGATAAACTG GTTTGCCGGCGCCCTGGTCTACCAAGGGCTGGTCATGCGCTTGGGGACGCTGGGTGGAAACATCTACCTTGACTTCTTCATCTCCGGAGCCGCGGAAATCCCGGCCTCGATCATTGTATTTCTGGTCATCGAGAGGATTGGGCGCCGCCTCCCCTTCGCTGCCGGAGGGCTCCTGTCGGGGGCATCCTGCCTGATCGCAGCCTTCATACCCGAGA ATCTCCGCTGGCTGAAGACTGTGGTCACGTCCTTGGGCAGGCTGGGCATAACTATTACCATGGAGATGGTGTGCTTCGTAAACACAGAGCTGTACCCCACTTACTTGCG GAGCttcggtgtgtcggtgtgcgcCTCGTTGTTGGACCTCGGTGGCATCCTCTGCCCGTTCCTCGTGTTCAGGCTGGCTGCCCTCTCGGTGCAGATGCCGCTCGTGGTTTTTG GGATGATCGGGCTGGTTTCCGGGGTCCTGGTGCTGTTTCTGCCCGAGACAAAGGGGTTGACTTTGCCCGACACCATTGAGGAGATCGAGGACATCAGCCG GTGGAAGAGAAACTCTTCGAGGACAACCTACCAGAAGGTGGTTCTTCACTCAATGACACCAACACACAGTGCCAGGGACAACGCGTGA